In one window of Ruminococcus albus AD2013 DNA:
- a CDS encoding RrF2 family transcriptional regulator: MKISTRVELGIVALADIAVNSEKGNTVSSAEIAERQNISQKYLEQIVLGLRQGGFVKGQKGSHGGYVLTRPADKIFLSEILNALDNNILADTYEAEDDQDNNNIRASVNSCLWGNINNYMRRFTEQMSLADLIKECQNETTEKKNYMYYI; the protein is encoded by the coding sequence ATGAAGATCTCAACAAGAGTCGAACTTGGTATCGTAGCGCTTGCGGATATCGCAGTGAATTCCGAAAAAGGCAATACCGTATCCTCTGCGGAGATAGCTGAAAGACAGAATATTTCCCAGAAATATCTTGAACAGATAGTATTGGGACTTCGTCAGGGCGGTTTTGTAAAGGGTCAGAAAGGTTCTCACGGCGGATATGTCCTCACCCGTCCTGCGGATAAAATATTCCTCTCCGAGATACTCAATGCCCTCGATAACAATATCCTTGCAGATACCTACGAGGCAGAAGACGACCAGGATAACAACAATATCAGGGCTTCCGTAAACAGTTGTCTCTGGGGAAATATAAACAACTATATGCGTCGTTTTACCGAGCAGATGTCCCTTGCCGATCTTATCAAAGAGTGTCAGAACGAAACTACCGAAAAGAAGAATTATATGTACTATATCTGA
- the sufU gene encoding Fe-S cluster assembly sulfur transfer protein SufU yields the protein MTDNFYGEVLADHNLHPLHRHDLPDATHVCKGLNPTCGDDIELHLDIHDGVITDGSFTGLGCAISQASADIMLELIIGKTPDEARYYASLFHKMIEGIITDEELEELEEAGALQNVSKMPARVKCAMLSWNTMEKLLNGGDS from the coding sequence ATGACAGATAATTTTTACGGCGAGGTACTTGCCGACCACAATCTGCATCCGCTACACAGGCACGACCTGCCCGATGCGACCCATGTGTGTAAGGGTCTGAACCCTACCTGCGGTGATGATATCGAACTGCATCTTGATATACATGACGGTGTTATCACGGATGGTTCCTTTACGGGTCTAGGCTGTGCGATATCCCAGGCATCGGCAGATATAATGCTGGAGCTGATAATCGGAAAAACTCCCGATGAAGCAAGGTACTATGCTTCACTTTTCCATAAGATGATCGAGGGAATAATAACCGACGAAGAACTTGAAGAACTGGAAGAAGCAGGAGCATTGCAGAACGTTTCAAAAATGCCCGCAAGGGTGAAATGTGCAATGCTCAGCTGGAATACTATGGAAAAACTTTTGAATGGAGGTGACAGTTGA
- a CDS encoding SufS family cysteine desulfurase, with product MTVSDKLFSKADFPVFEKYKDLVYLDNSATQQKPRQVLERVEEYYREENANPLRGLYDLSVKATDAYENSREKVREFIGANSTKEIIFTRNASESLNLIAYSWGRENITSGDEILVAISEHHSDLLPWQLLAKEKGATLKYLDCDKFGKYTADDLKKALTSRTKIFAIAQISNVFGRVNPIKEFAKICHENGTLIVCDGAQSVPHIPVDVNDLDVDFLAFSGHKMLAPMGIGVLYGREELLEKMPPFLSGGEMIEYVTREGATYAELPHKFEAGTVNVGGAVGLAAAIDYINDIGFEAIEKRENELTELAFNEMKKIPYVNIIGSEKAEDHHGILTFTIEGVHPHDIAAIFDADNIAIRAGHHCAQPLHQHLSVQSTTRMSLAFYNDEEDIKRFIETLKTIRRRMGYDR from the coding sequence ATGACAGTGAGTGATAAACTATTTTCAAAGGCAGATTTTCCTGTTTTTGAAAAGTATAAAGATCTGGTCTATCTCGATAATTCCGCAACTCAGCAGAAGCCCCGACAGGTGCTTGAACGTGTTGAGGAATACTATCGTGAGGAAAATGCCAATCCCCTGAGAGGACTTTACGATCTCAGCGTAAAGGCGACAGATGCATATGAAAATTCCCGTGAAAAGGTACGAGAATTCATCGGTGCCAACAGTACCAAGGAGATAATTTTTACCAGAAATGCCAGCGAGAGCCTGAACCTTATCGCGTACAGCTGGGGCAGAGAAAATATCACCAGCGGTGATGAGATACTTGTGGCGATATCCGAGCATCACTCCGATCTTCTTCCTTGGCAGCTGCTTGCAAAAGAAAAGGGCGCGACCCTTAAATATCTCGATTGTGATAAATTCGGCAAATACACGGCAGATGATCTGAAAAAAGCCCTGACATCCCGTACAAAGATATTTGCAATAGCGCAGATATCCAATGTATTCGGCAGGGTAAATCCGATAAAAGAATTTGCAAAGATCTGTCATGAAAATGGTACACTGATCGTATGTGACGGAGCACAGAGCGTGCCCCATATCCCTGTCGATGTCAATGATCTTGACGTTGACTTTCTTGCATTTTCGGGACACAAAATGCTGGCACCAATGGGTATCGGTGTACTTTACGGAAGAGAAGAACTTCTTGAAAAAATGCCCCCATTCCTGTCGGGCGGTGAGATGATAGAGTACGTTACCCGCGAGGGTGCGACTTATGCCGAACTTCCCCACAAGTTCGAGGCAGGTACTGTAAATGTCGGCGGTGCAGTTGGTCTTGCGGCGGCTATCGATTATATCAATGATATCGGTTTTGAAGCTATCGAGAAGCGCGAGAACGAACTCACAGAACTTGCTTTCAACGAGATGAAAAAGATACCTTACGTGAATATCATAGGTTCAGAAAAAGCAGAAGATCACCATGGTATACTGACATTTACCATCGAGGGTGTTCACCCCCACGATATCGCAGCGATATTCGATGCAGACAATATAGCGATACGTGCGGGACATCACTGCGCTCAGCCACTGCATCAGCATCTGAGTGTGCAGTCAACTACGAGAATGAGCCTTGCATTTTATAATGACGAAGAAGACATAAAGCGTTTTATCGAAACACTTAAAACAATAAGAAGGAGAATGGGATATGACAGATAA
- a CDS encoding SufB/SufD family protein, which produces MSDTKINILPVPTFRWLGVNDYKHDIKEFQTGSSEISVSENETKSEVVYIDREGSTDIRISAENGSKIKLVQVFDVKGQAKSKVTAELGENASLELVELFLGGEVVNEIITDLKGRKASFEADIGFKLDSGDKLDINLVADHHGRKTISRINASGVLGGDAEKTFKGTIDFKNGSDGAKGAEKEEVLLMSDTAVNKTVPLILCAEENVEGNHGASVGRIDEKQFFYMQSRGIDEEKIYDLAAQAKLAKVISRIDDKETLSRIYSRLGRGDDSE; this is translated from the coding sequence ATGAGCGATACAAAAATTAATATTCTGCCCGTGCCCACATTCAGATGGCTCGGGGTCAATGATTATAAACACGATATAAAAGAATTTCAAACCGGATCAAGCGAGATATCGGTTTCCGAAAATGAAACCAAATCGGAAGTAGTATATATTGACCGTGAGGGTTCAACCGATATCCGTATCAGTGCTGAAAACGGTTCAAAGATAAAGCTGGTTCAGGTGTTTGATGTAAAGGGTCAGGCAAAGTCGAAAGTTACGGCTGAACTTGGTGAGAATGCATCACTGGAACTGGTCGAGCTGTTCCTCGGCGGAGAGGTCGTAAACGAGATAATCACCGATCTTAAAGGCAGAAAAGCATCATTTGAAGCTGATATCGGATTCAAGCTTGACAGCGGTGACAAACTTGACATAAATCTTGTAGCCGATCATCACGGCAGAAAGACGATATCCCGCATAAACGCAAGCGGTGTTCTGGGCGGCGATGCGGAAAAGACTTTCAAGGGAACCATCGATTTCAAAAACGGTTCTGACGGTGCAAAGGGCGCAGAAAAGGAAGAAGTTCTCCTTATGAGCGATACCGCCGTCAACAAAACAGTTCCGCTGATACTTTGTGCCGAGGAAAATGTTGAAGGAAATCACGGTGCATCTGTGGGACGTATCGACGAAAAACAGTTCTTCTATATGCAGTCCAGAGGTATTGACGAAGAAAAGATCTATGACCTTGCGGCTCAGGCAAAGCTTGCAAAGGTCATCAGCAGGATAGATGACAAGGAGACGCTTTCCAGAATTTATTCGCGTCTCGGAAGAGGTGATGACAGTGAGTGA
- the sufB gene encoding Fe-S cluster assembly protein SufB: MKEKTQVVDIDRSRYDFRYEEDESEYLESGIAPEIIKAISDEKNDPEWMREFRLKSLEIYDRTPMVDWGPDISGLNVDSIVAYIRQKNRMKTDWEDVPEDIKETFEKLGIPQAERESLAGVGAQYDSELVYHNVRKEVAQSGVVYTDLESAMHDPKYAEIIKSHFMKLVPPTDHKFAALHGAVWSGGSFVYVPKNVHLDIPLQSYFRLNAKGAGQFEHTLIILEENSYLHFIEGCSAPKYYEASLHAGCVELYVGKGAKLRYSTIENWSKNMYNLNTKRALVEENGTIEWVSGSFGSHVSYLYPMSVLNGRGASAEFTGITFAGEGQNLDTGAKMVHNAPETSSYMNTKSISKSGGISTFRSAVVVKENAKGSKSSVNCESLMLDSISRSDTVPVMDIRTKQCDVGHEAKIGRISDETVFYLMSRGLSEEQARAMIVRGFADNVSKELPLEYAVEMNNLIGLEMQGGIG, encoded by the coding sequence ATGAAGGAAAAAACACAGGTAGTCGATATCGACCGTTCGCGATATGATTTCCGATATGAGGAAGATGAGAGCGAATATCTTGAAAGCGGCATCGCGCCCGAAATAATCAAAGCGATATCCGATGAAAAGAATGATCCCGAATGGATGCGGGAATTCCGTCTTAAATCTCTTGAAATATATGACCGTACACCTATGGTGGACTGGGGTCCCGATATATCAGGGCTGAATGTTGACAGTATCGTTGCATATATCCGTCAGAAAAACCGTATGAAGACTGACTGGGAGGACGTTCCCGAGGATATCAAGGAAACCTTTGAAAAGCTGGGTATCCCCCAGGCAGAGCGTGAATCGCTGGCAGGTGTGGGTGCGCAGTATGACAGCGAACTTGTATATCACAATGTCCGTAAGGAGGTAGCGCAGTCAGGCGTTGTTTATACCGACCTTGAAAGTGCTATGCATGACCCCAAGTATGCTGAGATCATAAAGTCCCATTTCATGAAGCTTGTACCTCCGACAGATCACAAATTTGCGGCACTTCACGGTGCGGTATGGTCGGGCGGATCATTCGTATATGTACCAAAAAATGTACATCTTGATATCCCTCTGCAAAGCTATTTCAGACTCAACGCAAAGGGCGCGGGACAGTTCGAGCATACCCTGATAATCCTTGAAGAGAACAGCTATCTGCACTTTATCGAGGGATGTTCAGCACCGAAATATTACGAAGCATCGCTTCACGCAGGCTGTGTTGAGCTCTATGTCGGCAAGGGCGCAAAACTGAGATATTCTACCATAGAGAACTGGTCGAAGAATATGTACAATCTCAACACAAAGAGAGCTCTTGTAGAAGAAAACGGAACCATAGAGTGGGTATCGGGAAGCTTCGGTTCTCACGTATCTTATCTCTATCCTATGAGTGTATTGAACGGCAGGGGAGCTAGCGCTGAGTTCACAGGCATAACCTTTGCAGGTGAAGGTCAGAACCTTGATACAGGTGCAAAAATGGTTCATAATGCTCCCGAGACTTCTTCGTATATGAACACAAAATCCATCTCGAAGAGCGGCGGCATAAGCACTTTCAGGAGCGCTGTTGTCGTTAAGGAAAACGCTAAGGGCAGCAAGAGTTCGGTGAACTGTGAGTCCCTTATGCTCGACAGCATATCTCGTTCGGATACGGTTCCTGTTATGGATATACGCACAAAACAGTGTGATGTCGGACATGAAGCTAAGATAGGACGCATCAGTGATGAAACAGTTTTCTATCTGATGTCAAGAGGTCTTAGCGAAGAACAGGCGAGGGCAATGATAGTCCGCGGTTTTGCAGATAACGTTTCTAAGGAGCTCCCTCTGGAATACGCAGTTGAGATGAACAATCTCATCGGTCTTGAAATGCAGGGAGGCATAGGGTGA
- the sufC gene encoding Fe-S cluster assembly ATPase SufC: MSELLRIEDLSAAAEDKELLHGVSLEVSEGETHVVMGHNGAGKSTLGSVIMGSPEYKVTGGKLIFNGEDITALGADKRARLGIFLSFQNPIEIPGITLSDFLRNALEQVTGKHLKLWDFKKKLAAAMELLDMDSSYADRDLNVGFSGGEKKKAEILQLLILEPKLAILDETDSGLDVDAVKTVSKGIEEYKKRTNGALIVITHNTKILEALTVDKTHILSAGKIVSEGGAELVNEVIENGFEQFAGRE; the protein is encoded by the coding sequence ATGTCAGAATTACTCAGGATAGAAGATCTCTCGGCTGCGGCTGAGGATAAGGAACTGCTTCACGGTGTATCGCTTGAAGTATCGGAGGGTGAAACTCACGTTGTGATGGGTCATAACGGTGCAGGCAAATCAACTCTCGGCTCGGTGATAATGGGCAGCCCCGAATATAAAGTTACAGGCGGAAAGCTGATATTTAACGGCGAGGATATCACTGCACTGGGTGCGGACAAGCGTGCAAGGCTGGGTATATTCCTCTCGTTCCAGAATCCCATCGAGATACCCGGTATCACACTTTCGGATTTTCTGCGCAACGCTCTTGAACAGGTAACAGGCAAGCATCTGAAGCTCTGGGATTTCAAGAAAAAGCTGGCAGCTGCAATGGAGCTTCTTGATATGGACAGCTCATATGCAGACCGTGACCTGAATGTGGGATTTTCAGGCGGTGAAAAGAAAAAGGCTGAGATACTCCAGCTGCTGATACTGGAACCTAAGCTTGCGATACTCGATGAAACGGATTCGGGTCTTGATGTTGACGCGGTCAAGACAGTATCCAAAGGCATTGAAGAATATAAAAAGCGTACAAACGGTGCGCTGATAGTTATTACACATAACACGAAGATACTTGAAGCGCTGACCGTTGATAAGACACATATCCTTTCAGCAGGTAAGATAGTTTCGGAAGGCGGCGCAGAGCTTGTAAATGAGGTCATCGAAAACGGCTTTGAGCAGTTCGCGGGCAGGGAGTGA
- a CDS encoding MATE family efflux transporter, which translates to MSSSRIMTEGSEAKCIISFTLPLLAGNLLQQTYNFVDTMIVGKYLGDDSLAAVGATGSITYLFYTLCIGLSIGAGVLISQYFGAGRPDKVRAAVVNSAVITLIFAIAATIPSVLFARQILTFLGVKANLLGRAATYMQIACAGTICVAAYNWINSVMRALGDSKTPLIFLIVSTILNVILDLLFVISFKMGVGGAAFATVLAQGISAASCIIYCFKTNADIRPKEGELKIDPKLIQKCVTTGIPIAAQNGLISLSMVALQSVTNRFDENIMTAYTATMRIEQLVHQPYFSMSAAVTAFTGQNIGAGKQERAVKGYRASMKIGAVFAAVMFILFAFFGRNVIGIFVNGSRTKEIGALALIITGSCYIPLGAIHITRGFLNGAGDTGYSLVNGITEVVCRILFSLVLTRIPFISWRGIWITTAITWAITGAVSILRYKSGKWKLKAVK; encoded by the coding sequence ATGTCAAGCAGCAGGATAATGACAGAGGGCAGCGAAGCAAAATGTATAATCAGCTTTACGCTTCCCCTTTTAGCGGGAAACCTTTTGCAGCAGACCTACAATTTTGTTGATACAATGATAGTCGGTAAATATCTTGGCGATGATTCTCTTGCGGCTGTGGGTGCTACGGGTTCGATAACATACCTGTTTTACACACTGTGCATAGGGCTTTCGATAGGTGCAGGAGTACTGATATCACAGTATTTCGGTGCGGGTCGCCCCGATAAAGTCCGTGCGGCGGTGGTCAACTCGGCGGTGATAACACTGATATTCGCCATAGCGGCAACTATCCCCTCTGTACTGTTCGCAAGGCAGATCCTGACTTTTCTGGGAGTCAAAGCTAACCTCCTCGGACGCGCGGCAACATATATGCAGATAGCCTGCGCAGGTACGATATGTGTAGCCGCCTACAACTGGATAAACTCCGTCATGAGAGCGCTTGGTGACTCGAAAACTCCGCTGATATTTCTGATAGTATCAACGATACTTAATGTCATACTTGATCTGCTGTTTGTGATCAGTTTCAAGATGGGAGTCGGCGGTGCGGCATTTGCAACTGTTCTGGCTCAGGGAATTTCAGCGGCAAGCTGTATAATCTACTGCTTTAAGACAAATGCAGATATCCGCCCGAAAGAAGGAGAACTGAAGATCGATCCTAAACTCATCCAAAAATGTGTAACCACAGGCATTCCGATAGCTGCACAGAATGGTCTGATATCGCTTTCTATGGTAGCTTTGCAAAGCGTTACAAACAGATTTGATGAGAACATAATGACTGCATATACCGCCACAATGAGGATAGAACAGCTTGTTCATCAGCCATATTTCAGTATGAGTGCGGCAGTGACTGCTTTCACAGGACAGAATATCGGCGCAGGCAAGCAGGAACGTGCGGTCAAAGGATACAGAGCTTCAATGAAGATAGGCGCGGTATTTGCGGCAGTCATGTTCATTCTGTTTGCATTTTTCGGCAGGAATGTTATCGGTATCTTCGTCAACGGAAGCCGTACAAAAGAAATCGGCGCACTGGCACTTATCATCACAGGAAGCTGCTATATCCCTCTCGGGGCTATACATATCACAAGGGGATTTTTAAACGGCGCGGGCGATACAGGCTATTCGCTGGTCAACGGTATCACCGAAGTAGTTTGCAGGATACTTTTCTCGCTTGTACTTACAAGGATACCTTTCATAAGCTGGCGCGGTATCTGGATAACCACTGCCATAACATGGGCAATTACAGGTGCAGTCAGCATATTGAGATACAAAAGCGGAAAATGGAAACTTAAAGCCGTTAAATAA
- a CDS encoding glycoside hydrolase family 2 has protein sequence MDISSIAKKGSPKSEMIYHEDPRMLHIGTLPDHAYFIPFGKDQDAFAARGNSQYYELLNGEWDFSYYDSIIDIPDDFTDMQKCKSIPVPSNWQLNGYDKAQYTNINYPIPYEPPYVPDDIPVGVYGREYNYTPDGLRRILCLEGVDSCLYLYVNGVFAGYSQVSHHTSEFDITDLLHEGTNRLTVAVLKWCDGTYLEDQDKFRLSGIFRDVYMLSRPEKRLLNFRITAEPDSTFTKGEFRVSVEGSSAKIRLYDGKTLICEGDVSEDKPFECEVTDVKLWSAESPYLYSLEIETESELIGEKVGFRKVEITDGIFKLNGKHIILLGVNRHDSYPDTGYYADREKMLRDLTLMKRNNINAVRTSHYPNAPEFYAMCDELGLYVIDEADLETHGCVNVYNDLKWSAENAYNGIALIAKDPLFREAILDRERLLVSRDVNHPCVVIWSLGNESGYGENLREAAKLIKSLDSTRPVHYESTHKLDETSDDVLDMVSEMYTSPDDIRKFLEREDEKRPFILCEYCHAMGNGPGDLETYHELFMESDRLMGGLVWEWADHAVIFGYTADGKPKYGYGGDSGERHDDGNFCMDALCYPDRKPHTGLAEVKQVYRPVRVTRISADRFAVKNLLRFIDAGEYLTCNWEITYDGGKAASGSFDFSAEPMGCAEITIPEAEQTFENDAYIRFIFTAKNGYSVFADGEEVCFDQIKIFTAKKKTVIFAGKAPEFTETPLRYEITAGEIRYVFNRRTAQFDAISKNGRDLLAKPMEYNFFRAPVDNDTMKNDWYSAHLNDYITKVYETSISAEDGCAVIRVKQSFGWSIYQPFAKMTAEYRIGSGGELDIKCDSEFSNKVEFLPRFGLRLFVEKSFDTIEYYGYGENESYSDKHQGSYVGNFSAKIADMHEDYIRPQENGSHWGCTRMSVTNGNDTLAFSNPDGFSFSTSEYTQEELAEKRHNFELVKCEHNVICADLAMAGVGSAACGPQLADKYRLPLPKISGRIKIVPN, from the coding sequence ATGGATATTTCCAGTATTGCAAAAAAAGGTTCACCAAAATCAGAGATGATATACCACGAAGACCCGCGTATGCTCCATATCGGTACACTGCCCGATCATGCATATTTTATACCATTCGGGAAAGATCAGGACGCTTTTGCCGCGCGTGGGAACTCGCAGTATTATGAACTTCTGAACGGAGAATGGGACTTTTCTTATTACGATAGCATTATCGATATACCCGATGATTTCACGGATATGCAAAAGTGCAAAAGTATTCCTGTGCCATCAAACTGGCAGTTGAACGGATATGATAAGGCACAGTATACCAATATAAACTATCCGATACCCTACGAGCCTCCTTATGTTCCCGATGATATCCCTGTGGGCGTTTACGGCAGAGAATATAATTATACTCCCGACGGCCTGCGGCGAATACTCTGTCTTGAGGGTGTTGACAGCTGTCTGTATCTTTATGTTAACGGAGTTTTCGCGGGATATTCACAGGTATCGCATCATACCTCCGAGTTTGATATCACCGATCTTCTCCATGAGGGCACTAACCGTCTGACCGTTGCTGTACTTAAATGGTGTGACGGAACATATCTTGAAGATCAGGATAAGTTCAGGCTTTCGGGTATATTCCGTGATGTTTATATGCTTTCGCGTCCCGAAAAGCGTCTGCTAAATTTCCGTATCACAGCCGAACCCGACAGCACCTTTACAAAGGGTGAATTTCGTGTTTCGGTAGAGGGTTCATCGGCAAAAATACGCCTGTATGACGGAAAGACCCTTATCTGTGAGGGTGATGTATCTGAGGATAAGCCTTTTGAATGTGAGGTCACAGATGTAAAGCTGTGGTCAGCTGAAAGTCCTTATCTGTACAGTTTGGAGATCGAAACGGAGAGCGAACTGATCGGCGAGAAAGTCGGATTCAGAAAAGTCGAGATCACGGACGGAATTTTCAAACTGAACGGCAAGCATATCATACTGTTGGGTGTGAACCGTCATGACAGCTACCCCGACACAGGCTACTACGCTGACCGAGAGAAAATGCTTCGTGACCTTACACTTATGAAGCGAAATAACATAAACGCTGTGCGTACTTCTCACTATCCGAATGCCCCCGAATTCTATGCCATGTGCGACGAACTGGGGCTGTATGTTATAGACGAAGCCGACCTTGAAACTCACGGCTGTGTGAATGTTTACAATGATCTTAAATGGTCAGCGGAGAACGCATATAACGGTATCGCACTTATTGCAAAAGACCCTCTTTTCCGAGAGGCTATACTTGATCGTGAGCGTCTTCTCGTCAGCCGTGATGTGAACCATCCCTGCGTGGTGATATGGTCACTTGGAAATGAATCGGGTTACGGTGAAAACCTGCGTGAAGCCGCAAAGCTGATAAAGTCGCTGGACAGCACTCGTCCCGTACATTATGAGAGCACCCATAAGCTTGATGAAACATCAGATGATGTTCTTGATATGGTTTCGGAGATGTACACTTCACCCGATGATATTCGCAAGTTCCTTGAAAGAGAGGACGAAAAACGTCCCTTTATACTGTGCGAATATTGTCATGCCATGGGCAATGGCCCCGGCGACCTTGAAACATACCATGAGCTATTTATGGAAAGCGACAGGCTTATGGGCGGACTAGTCTGGGAGTGGGCTGACCATGCGGTGATCTTTGGATATACCGCAGATGGCAAGCCGAAATACGGCTATGGCGGTGACAGCGGTGAACGTCACGATGATGGAAATTTCTGCATGGACGCTCTCTGCTATCCCGACAGAAAACCTCACACAGGTCTTGCCGAGGTGAAGCAGGTATATCGTCCTGTTCGCGTAACTCGCATATCCGCCGACAGATTTGCAGTAAAAAATCTCCTGCGTTTTATTGATGCGGGTGAATATCTCACCTGCAACTGGGAAATAACCTATGATGGAGGAAAGGCGGCATCGGGAAGTTTTGATTTTTCAGCTGAACCTATGGGCTGTGCGGAAATAACTATCCCCGAAGCAGAACAGACTTTTGAGAATGATGCATATATCCGTTTTATTTTCACAGCAAAGAACGGATACAGCGTGTTTGCCGATGGCGAGGAAGTCTGCTTCGATCAGATAAAGATATTCACAGCGAAAAAAAAGACTGTTATCTTCGCAGGTAAAGCTCCCGAATTTACCGAAACACCCCTCAGATATGAGATAACAGCAGGTGAAATAAGATATGTCTTCAACAGGCGGACAGCACAGTTTGATGCTATTTCCAAGAACGGCAGAGATCTGCTTGCAAAACCCATGGAGTACAACTTCTTCCGCGCCCCTGTTGACAACGACACGATGAAGAATGACTGGTACTCGGCGCATCTGAACGACTACATCACAAAAGTATATGAAACGAGTATATCAGCGGAAGACGGCTGTGCAGTCATTCGTGTGAAGCAGTCCTTCGGCTGGAGCATATATCAGCCATTTGCGAAAATGACAGCCGAATACCGTATCGGAAGTGGCGGAGAACTGGATATCAAATGCGATTCGGAGTTCTCAAACAAGGTCGAGTTCCTGCCAAGATTTGGTCTCAGGCTGTTTGTTGAGAAATCTTTTGACACTATCGAGTATTACGGTTACGGCGAAAATGAAAGCTATAGCGATAAGCATCAAGGATCCTATGTGGGCAATTTCAGCGCAAAGATAGCCGATATGCATGAGGACTACATCAGACCTCAGGAGAACGGTTCTCACTGGGGCTGTACGAGAATGTCGGTGACAAACGGGAATGATACCCTCGCATTTTCAAACCCCGATGGCTTTTCTTTCAGCACTTCGGAATATACTCAGGAAGAACTTGCTGAAAAGCGACACAACTTTGAACTTGTAAAGTGCGAACACAATGTAATATGCGCAGATCTTGCGATGGCAGGTGTAGGCTCGGCGGCCTGCGGACCACAGCTTGCTGATAAGTACAGGCTCCCGCTCCCGAAGATAAGCGGTAGGATAAAAATAGTACCAAATTGA
- a CDS encoding AraC family transcriptional regulator, translated as MYFNDYPIKNKELGLPIFIDNIGKHTCQPHTARSGGFPHPQILYCTKGSGILSIDGNITEIPPHTAIFLPAGYPHEYYPTSDDWDIHWVVPDGYACDYLLKYIGMEKPTVFEIKDLALLEHFFSRMHESILGDSINGNLRASGYLYNFLIELYQQKNSGRVVKTSNRAIVTAIDHINNSYMNKITMEELCTVTGLSKQQLCRLFKRHLGCRPMEYIAKRRIQTAKELLSTTDMSVEAISEKVGFCSGSYFTKLFSRYEGMTPTQFRII; from the coding sequence ATGTATTTCAATGATTATCCCATCAAAAACAAGGAGCTTGGTCTGCCCATATTCATTGACAATATCGGCAAGCACACCTGTCAGCCGCACACTGCCAGAAGCGGAGGTTTCCCACACCCGCAGATACTCTACTGCACAAAGGGGAGCGGAATTCTCAGCATTGACGGAAATATCACTGAAATACCCCCGCATACCGCGATATTCCTGCCTGCGGGATATCCTCACGAATACTATCCCACTTCCGATGACTGGGACATTCACTGGGTCGTGCCCGACGGATATGCCTGTGATTATCTGCTGAAGTACATCGGAATGGAAAAGCCAACAGTCTTTGAGATAAAAGATCTGGCTTTGCTGGAACATTTCTTCTCACGAATGCACGAATCAATACTCGGTGACAGCATAAACGGCAACCTCAGAGCATCGGGATATTTGTATAATTTTCTCATCGAACTTTATCAGCAGAAAAACTCGGGAAGAGTTGTGAAAACCTCCAACCGCGCTATCGTCACGGCTATCGACCACATAAATAACAGCTATATGAACAAGATCACTATGGAAGAACTGTGCACTGTGACGGGTCTTTCAAAGCAGCAGCTTTGCAGGCTGTTCAAGCGTCATCTCGGATGCCGCCCAATGGAATATATCGCCAAGCGGCGTATTCAGACCGCCAAGGAACTGCTTTCAACAACGGATATGTCCGTTGAAGCTATATCCGAAAAAGTAGGATTTTGCAGCGGAAGCTACTTCACAAAACTGTTCAGCCGCTACGAGGGCATGACACCCACACAGTTCAGGATAATATAA
- the ribH gene encoding 6,7-dimethyl-8-ribityllumazine synthase — protein MNTFEGKLIPENVRVGIVVARFNEFITSKLLGGAVDTLVRHGISEDAIDTAWVPGAFEIPLIAKKMAKSGKYDAVICLGAIIRGSTSHYDLVCNEAAKGIAQTSLESGIPVMFGVITTENIEQAIERAGSKAGNKGSECAEGAIEMINLIKAIEG, from the coding sequence ATGAACACTTTTGAAGGAAAACTTATCCCCGAGAACGTGCGAGTTGGTATCGTAGTTGCACGTTTCAATGAATTCATCACATCGAAACTGCTGGGCGGCGCTGTTGATACTCTTGTACGTCACGGTATATCCGAGGACGCTATCGACACTGCATGGGTACCCGGTGCTTTCGAGATACCGCTTATCGCAAAGAAGATGGCAAAGTCAGGCAAGTATGACGCAGTTATCTGCCTTGGCGCGATAATCAGGGGCAGCACTTCTCACTATGATCTGGTTTGCAACGAAGCTGCAAAGGGCATCGCACAGACTTCACTTGAAAGCGGAATACCTGTTATGTTCGGTGTTATCACCACCGAGAATATCGAGCAGGCTATCGAGCGTGCAGGCTCAAAGGCAGGCAACAAGGGCAGCGAGTGTGCTGAGGGTGCTATCGAGATGATAAACCTTATCAAGGCTATCGAAGGCTGA